Proteins from a genomic interval of Lactococcus protaetiae:
- a CDS encoding F0F1 ATP synthase subunit C gives MHGDIAALAIGTAALGAAIGDGLIVSSFLKSVARQPELEGKLRGSMFMGIAFVEGTFFIALAMAFLFQ, from the coding sequence ATGCATGGAGACATCGCAGCACTTGCTATTGGTACAGCAGCACTCGGCGCAGCTATTGGGGATGGTTTGATTGTATCAAGCTTTTTGAAATCAGTTGCACGCCAGCCAGAACTTGAAGGGAAACTTCGTGGTTCAATGTTCATGGGTATTGCCTTCGTTGAAGGTACATTCTTCATTGCCCTTGCTATGGCATTCCTTTTCCAATAA
- a CDS encoding SLC13 family permease produces MEQSATGRKSKHILQAVWNWFLVDKVFLVAFIIAIIAVVFGGFTTRFFDYKVVVTVFGLMLVIAGFRSTGLLRYLGESLVKRSKTTRQLVRFTTMLTFFLAIFFTNDLTILTILPLYLAITKEIKNRKSVYIGAAMIVPACHTGSSLLPQGNPHNLYLYSFYQNAAHHGGHVLTNLEFFKGTGLLWLAGLILLNIACQFIDNEPLVIETKVDKFNKLETSIFVILMIIMAASVFGYINFYLAAAIVAVVVLIYRPQLFKGVDYHLLLTFVCFFIIVGNIANIHALTDFISRTFVGPQAAFLGTVITSQVISNIAAPILISPFTPHAVSVVLGADIGGIGTMVASMATLIAYKVIRMQARGETSGFVKYFMIINASFLGILVVFGLIIVSFVA; encoded by the coding sequence GTGGAACAATCAGCTACTGGACGCAAATCAAAGCACATTCTGCAAGCAGTTTGGAATTGGTTTTTGGTCGATAAGGTTTTTCTTGTCGCTTTTATTATCGCAATTATTGCCGTCGTTTTTGGCGGATTTACAACACGTTTTTTTGATTATAAGGTAGTTGTAACTGTGTTTGGATTGATGCTTGTTATTGCAGGTTTTCGTTCAACAGGACTTTTACGTTATCTAGGAGAATCATTGGTAAAACGGAGTAAGACAACACGTCAGCTTGTACGATTTACAACAATGCTCACTTTCTTTCTTGCTATATTTTTTACAAATGACCTCACAATTTTGACTATTTTGCCTCTGTACTTGGCAATCACAAAAGAGATTAAGAATCGGAAATCAGTTTATATTGGAGCAGCGATGATTGTTCCTGCTTGTCACACGGGATCAAGCTTGCTCCCTCAAGGTAATCCTCATAATTTATATCTTTACTCTTTTTATCAAAATGCAGCACATCATGGCGGACATGTTTTGACAAATTTAGAGTTTTTCAAAGGAACAGGACTACTTTGGTTGGCGGGACTAATCTTGCTCAATATTGCTTGTCAGTTCATTGATAATGAACCCTTAGTAATTGAGACAAAAGTTGATAAGTTTAATAAATTAGAAACATCAATTTTTGTGATTCTGATGATTATTATGGCAGCATCCGTATTTGGTTATATTAATTTTTACTTAGCAGCAGCGATTGTCGCAGTAGTTGTGTTAATTTATCGCCCACAGTTATTCAAAGGTGTGGACTATCACCTTCTTTTAACCTTTGTTTGTTTCTTCATAATCGTTGGAAATATTGCTAACATCCATGCACTCACGGACTTTATTAGTCGTACGTTTGTGGGACCACAAGCAGCATTTTTAGGTACCGTGATTACAAGTCAGGTGATTTCAAATATCGCAGCTCCTATTCTTATCTCTCCATTCACACCTCATGCGGTGTCGGTTGTACTTGGTGCTGACATCGGTGGAATAGGAACGATGGTTGCTTCAATGGCGACGTTGATTGCTTACAAAGTGATTCGAATGCAGGCGCGTGGCGAAACTTCTGGTTTTGTAAAATATTTCATGATTATTAACGCCAGTTTTTTAGGTATTTTAGTAGTTTTTGGATTAATCATCGTAAGTTTTGTCGCTTAA
- a CDS encoding DNA internalization-related competence protein ComEC/Rec2, with the protein MLTKFPLIFLAYLAVLLYYCIFDFNLVIALVFACSLGIALYRKYFLLFPVLLVLTVFFFIVATDSHQKMTTQAQNVSQTKIIPDSIQVNGDLLSFQGNEAGEKYQVYDTLQSEKEKKFYENLKQNCTISFTGNLEVPERQRNFNGFDEQKYLATQGIYREIIITSISKIKTNRVLDLHVLRRSAIVWVQSHFPKPMSNYMTGLLFGYLDKDFEQMGDIYSSLGIIHLFALSGMQVNFFIDGLRKILLRLGIRRDIVDILQIPFSIIYAFLTGLSVSILRALFQKNIKLTGLDNIALTTLILMFVSPKFLLTAGGQLTLFYAFAISMLSHLFISKKESLTEKVHLTSKLKQMIIASSALSLLVLPVLIFNFYIFQPLSILLTIGFGVLFDLVLLPLLLTAFLLSLTGLTLNLNWIFKTLEAFIQLVDRPFHYPLILGKPNAIQLILLLSITALLLDFWTQKKLRWLLLSSLFIIFFICKNPSQPTITAVDVGQGDSIFLKDRFNKQTILIDTGGRLNIPEKSWQKAQTESNASKTLIPYLESEGVSQIDQLILTHTDDDHVGDFLNLADKIKIKEVWVSPGELTCPDFVDKLKKAKIPIHLTQVGDEISIFNSQLQVLSNGYTGKGDNNDSIVTYGNFYGKKFLFTGDLEQDGEMKLLKNYPDLKVDILKAGHHGSKTSSNPKFIKQIQPQLAIISVGKNNHYGHPNQQTLDTFKKYKVKSLRTDQNGAIKLTEIKGLWRISTVR; encoded by the coding sequence GTGTTGACTAAGTTTCCTTTGATATTTTTGGCATATTTAGCAGTTTTGCTTTATTATTGCATTTTTGATTTTAATTTAGTAATAGCACTAGTCTTTGCCTGCTCGCTTGGTATCGCATTATATAGAAAATATTTCCTGCTTTTTCCAGTTTTATTGGTGCTGACAGTTTTTTTCTTCATTGTCGCTACTGACAGCCATCAAAAAATGACAACACAAGCTCAAAACGTTTCCCAAACCAAGATTATTCCGGACAGTATTCAAGTAAATGGTGATTTACTTAGTTTTCAAGGAAATGAAGCTGGTGAAAAATATCAAGTTTATGACACACTCCAGTCAGAAAAAGAGAAAAAATTTTATGAGAATTTAAAACAAAATTGCACAATAAGTTTCACAGGAAACCTTGAAGTTCCAGAACGTCAAAGAAATTTTAATGGCTTTGATGAACAAAAATATCTTGCAACACAAGGGATTTACAGAGAAATCATCATTACATCTATCTCGAAAATCAAAACAAATCGAGTGCTTGACTTACATGTATTACGGAGAAGCGCAATTGTCTGGGTACAAAGTCATTTTCCCAAACCCATGTCAAACTACATGACAGGACTGCTTTTTGGGTATCTTGATAAAGATTTTGAGCAAATGGGTGATATTTATAGCTCACTTGGGATTATCCATTTATTTGCATTGTCAGGGATGCAAGTTAATTTTTTTATTGATGGCTTACGAAAAATATTGCTACGTTTGGGAATACGACGAGATATTGTGGATATCCTCCAAATTCCTTTTTCAATAATCTATGCTTTTTTGACAGGTTTATCAGTATCGATTCTTCGAGCGCTTTTTCAAAAAAACATTAAATTGACAGGCTTAGATAATATTGCTCTGACCACACTTATTTTAATGTTTGTAAGTCCCAAATTTTTACTGACAGCAGGTGGTCAGCTCACACTATTTTATGCATTTGCCATCAGTATGCTCTCTCATTTGTTCATAAGCAAAAAAGAATCACTGACAGAAAAAGTTCATTTGACGTCAAAGCTTAAACAAATGATTATCGCATCGTCAGCATTGAGCTTACTAGTACTTCCTGTACTCATCTTCAATTTTTATATTTTCCAGCCACTCTCTATTTTATTAACCATTGGCTTTGGGGTACTATTTGATTTGGTACTCCTTCCACTGTTACTGACAGCTTTTCTATTATCACTGACAGGATTAACGCTCAACCTAAACTGGATTTTTAAAACACTTGAAGCATTTATTCAGCTTGTAGACCGCCCTTTTCATTATCCGCTTATTTTGGGCAAGCCCAATGCAATACAACTCATACTCTTGTTGAGCATAACAGCTCTGTTGCTCGATTTTTGGACGCAGAAAAAGCTGCGCTGGCTCCTATTATCCAGCCTGTTCATTATATTTTTCATCTGCAAGAATCCAAGCCAGCCAACCATTACCGCAGTCGATGTCGGACAAGGAGATAGCATTTTTTTAAAGGACCGCTTTAATAAACAGACGATTCTGATTGATACAGGAGGAAGACTCAATATTCCAGAAAAAAGTTGGCAAAAAGCCCAAACAGAGTCAAATGCATCCAAAACACTCATCCCATACCTAGAATCCGAAGGAGTGAGTCAGATTGACCAGCTCATACTCACTCACACAGATGACGACCATGTCGGTGATTTTTTAAATCTTGCTGATAAAATAAAAATTAAAGAAGTATGGGTTAGCCCAGGAGAATTAACTTGTCCAGACTTTGTAGATAAATTAAAAAAAGCGAAAATTCCTATCCACCTCACTCAAGTTGGTGATGAAATTTCCATCTTTAACAGTCAACTTCAAGTTCTATCCAATGGTTATACAGGAAAAGGAGACAACAATGATTCTATAGTGACCTATGGTAATTTTTATGGGAAAAAGTTTTTGTTTACAGGTGATTTAGAACAAGATGGTGAAATGAAATTATTAAAAAACTATCCAGATTTAAAAGTTGATATTTTAAAAGCAGGTCATCACGGTAGTAAAACGAGTTCAAATCCAAAATTTATTAAACAAATTCAACCACAATTAGCGATTATATCAGTAGGAAAAAACAATCATTACGGACATCCTAATCAACAGACGCTAGATACTTTCAAAAAATATAAAGTAAAAAGTCTGAGAACAGACCAAAACGGTGCGATAAAACTCACTGAAATCAAAGGATTATGGCGAATTTCGACAGTAAGATAA
- the atpB gene encoding F0F1 ATP synthase subunit A codes for MESTWTFNIGPIPFDGTVTTMTILTVLIVFGLVFWASRKMQLKPTGKQNVLEWVVDFVNGISKENVGPYEAPRFSLMNFTLFSFLLIANCLGLMTKIDTPSGIALWKSPTANSAVDLTLAVLVIVLANLLGVEKFGFKGYLKVAFWKEPKFLLPMNILEEFTNVLSLGLRLYGNIFAGEIMLGLIAEMIHSNIFILPVVWILAIAWIGFSLFISALQAYVFVLLTNLYISHKIIAEH; via the coding sequence ATGGAATCAACATGGACCTTTAATATCGGACCTATTCCATTCGACGGTACAGTCACAACGATGACTATCTTGACCGTCCTCATTGTCTTCGGTCTGGTATTCTGGGCGAGCCGCAAAATGCAGCTCAAACCAACAGGGAAACAAAATGTTCTTGAGTGGGTCGTTGATTTTGTCAACGGCATTTCTAAAGAGAATGTGGGCCCTTATGAAGCACCACGTTTTTCTCTCATGAACTTTACCCTATTTTCTTTCCTTCTTATTGCTAACTGCTTAGGCTTGATGACAAAAATTGATACACCAAGTGGTATTGCGCTTTGGAAATCACCAACAGCGAACTCAGCTGTGGATTTGACACTCGCAGTACTTGTAATCGTCCTTGCCAACTTGCTTGGGGTAGAAAAATTTGGTTTCAAAGGTTATCTCAAAGTTGCCTTCTGGAAAGAACCAAAATTTCTTCTTCCAATGAACATATTGGAAGAATTTACCAATGTTCTTTCGCTTGGACTCCGTCTTTATGGGAATATTTTTGCAGGTGAAATCATGCTTGGCTTGATTGCCGAAATGATTCATTCTAACATTTTTATCCTCCCAGTAGTTTGGATTTTGGCTATTGCATGGATTGGCTTTTCACTTTTCATCTCAGCCCTCCAAGCTTATGTATTTGTCCTTTTGACAAATCTTTACATTAGTCACAAAATTATAGCAGAACATTAA
- a CDS encoding ABC transporter permease, with protein sequence MKNQTWLVAKNIYRNRIKGAGFWALVISPFLLAAVSLLVGLIVSSGGSQTPQMAVVNAPAITQILKADKNLSADLSNVSTESEAKTKLEDGKIDGFLLVSDDGYRLITNTRSNIKFDESSLTSALTQVNIAQTASRLSLTSADLKSLLAPAHLTVEKQTATGTTAGGDVAAGANVAVGTIASIFIFVLLMLYVGIIGQEIGNEKSSRIMETLLAATSSNVQYYGKIIGVIMLTATQIGIYVLGFGIAYPFIKDMDQVQAISGMLSGITFGFGIYIVLMAIVGILGYLFLASIVASLVNEQSQVQQATQPIAFLSMIGYIGGIAGAAVPGNVVLKVLSFIPFISPTLMTSRFAIQYSTTAEAWIALILQLLATIAVAKAGEKIYARNVLSYSDEKIIRQLFNNILGKDNKPKIKAEVSDTSGKKPWFVKRKSGLGYNPNTWQGWLIIILVVVAIIAARILLVKK encoded by the coding sequence ATGAAAAATCAGACTTGGCTTGTTGCTAAAAATATTTATCGTAATCGAATCAAGGGAGCGGGTTTTTGGGCTTTGGTCATTTCTCCGTTCTTATTGGCGGCGGTTTCGTTATTAGTGGGGTTGATTGTTAGTTCTGGTGGGAGTCAGACACCACAGATGGCTGTCGTGAATGCACCGGCAATTACACAAATTCTCAAGGCGGATAAGAATCTTTCGGCTGATTTGTCTAACGTTTCAACAGAGAGTGAGGCAAAAACTAAACTTGAAGATGGAAAAATTGATGGCTTTCTCTTGGTGTCAGATGATGGTTATCGTCTGATTACAAATACTCGCTCGAACATTAAATTTGATGAGAGCAGTCTGACATCGGCTTTGACGCAGGTCAATATTGCTCAAACAGCGAGTAGGTTGAGTTTAACCTCTGCTGATTTGAAATCATTGTTGGCTCCAGCACATCTTACAGTTGAGAAACAGACAGCTACGGGTACAACAGCTGGTGGTGATGTTGCTGCAGGAGCAAATGTTGCCGTTGGAACGATTGCTTCAATCTTTATTTTTGTTCTTTTGATGCTTTATGTTGGGATTATTGGTCAAGAAATCGGTAATGAAAAATCAAGTCGAATCATGGAAACGTTGCTTGCAGCAACAAGTTCAAATGTGCAGTACTATGGTAAAATTATCGGAGTAATCATGCTAACAGCAACGCAGATTGGGATTTATGTGTTGGGATTTGGCATTGCGTATCCATTTATTAAGGATATGGATCAAGTTCAAGCGATTAGTGGAATGCTTTCTGGAATCACTTTTGGTTTTGGCATTTATATTGTCCTGATGGCAATTGTTGGGATACTGGGTTATTTATTCTTGGCTTCGATTGTTGCATCACTTGTTAATGAGCAGTCACAAGTGCAACAAGCTACTCAACCGATTGCTTTCTTATCTATGATTGGTTATATTGGTGGGATTGCTGGAGCTGCTGTACCTGGAAATGTGGTGTTAAAGGTGCTGAGTTTTATTCCTTTTATTAGTCCAACTTTGATGACTAGCCGTTTTGCTATTCAATATTCAACTACAGCAGAGGCTTGGATTGCATTGATCTTACAACTTTTGGCGACTATTGCTGTAGCGAAGGCTGGGGAGAAAATCTACGCGCGCAACGTACTTTCTTACAGTGATGAGAAAATTATCAGACAACTTTTCAACAATATTTTGGGTAAAGATAATAAACCTAAAATAAAGGCAGAAGTTAGTGACACCAGTGGAAAAAAACCTTGGTTTGTTAAGCGCAAAAGTGGCTTGGGCTATAATCCGAACACCTGGCAAGGTTGGTTGATTATTATTCTTGTTGTTGTTGCAATTATTGCAGCTAGGATTCTGCTAGTAAAAAAATAA
- a CDS encoding GNAT family N-acetyltransferase, whose translation MKFRLATTADATELLKIYKPYVEKTAITFEYEVPTVEDFAQRIEKTASVFPYLLAIENDKIIGYAYAGRYRERAAYDWVVELSIYLDENERHHGTGTILYEKLLTALSLLNYQRAYACITYPNPASIAFHEKFGFETIGIFQKSGYKFGEWYGIQWMDLPLQKDEQVQPIKLITDLSPETIKKILE comes from the coding sequence ATGAAATTTAGATTAGCAACAACAGCGGATGCAACCGAATTATTAAAAATTTATAAGCCATATGTGGAAAAAACAGCGATAACTTTTGAATACGAAGTTCCAACTGTGGAAGACTTTGCCCAACGAATAGAGAAAACTGCATCAGTATTTCCATATCTATTAGCTATAGAAAATGATAAAATTATTGGTTATGCTTATGCGGGACGTTATCGTGAACGGGCGGCTTATGATTGGGTGGTCGAGTTATCTATTTATCTTGATGAAAATGAACGTCATCACGGTACGGGAACAATACTTTATGAAAAGTTATTAACAGCGTTATCTTTACTTAATTATCAACGTGCTTATGCGTGTATCACTTATCCCAATCCTGCAAGCATTGCTTTTCATGAAAAGTTTGGCTTTGAAACTATCGGAATTTTTCAAAAATCGGGTTATAAGTTTGGAGAATGGTATGGAATTCAATGGATGGATTTACCTTTACAAAAAGATGAACAGGTTCAGCCTATCAAATTAATCACAGACTTATCACCAGAAACCATTAAAAAAATCTTGGAATGA
- a CDS encoding ABC transporter ATP-binding protein: MTLQITNVTKRFGDKVAVDDLSMTVAPGEVMGLIGQNGAGKTTSFRMILDFIQADQGSITWDGEKITQKTKQLIGFLPEERGLYQKMTVEDQIMYFAELHGMKRSDARIKVAEWMKRVEVIGKPTDKVQTLSKGNAQKVQFIATLIHEPKFLILDEPFTGLDPVNTEILRNEIKKSRDNGAAVIFSNHNMSDVELLSDNLLMLKDGKTILNGTVQEIRESYGRTRIYLEDGIPDDELLAVSGVKSVTKQGGGRSIKLGNAEVGREIFQKVASKGYVQAFVQSPPSLDEIFRMEVAEKDAEKVEIERDEQAERLIGGNK, encoded by the coding sequence ATGACCTTACAAATCACAAATGTAACAAAACGTTTTGGTGATAAAGTAGCAGTAGATGACTTATCTATGACAGTTGCACCTGGTGAAGTGATGGGACTTATCGGACAGAATGGGGCTGGTAAAACGACAAGTTTTCGGATGATTTTGGACTTTATCCAAGCGGACCAAGGAAGTATCACATGGGACGGTGAAAAAATCACACAAAAAACGAAACAACTGATTGGCTTCCTACCTGAGGAACGTGGGCTTTACCAAAAAATGACGGTAGAAGACCAAATCATGTATTTTGCTGAGCTTCATGGGATGAAACGGAGCGATGCCAGAATCAAAGTTGCTGAGTGGATGAAGCGCGTGGAAGTGATTGGAAAACCTACAGATAAGGTTCAGACCCTCTCAAAAGGGAACGCTCAGAAAGTACAATTTATCGCTACGTTGATTCATGAGCCAAAATTCTTAATTCTTGATGAACCTTTTACGGGGCTTGATCCGGTCAATACTGAAATTCTACGTAATGAGATTAAAAAAAGTCGTGATAACGGGGCAGCTGTTATTTTTTCAAATCATAATATGAGCGATGTTGAACTTTTATCGGATAATTTATTGATGTTAAAAGATGGAAAAACAATTTTAAACGGAACGGTTCAAGAGATTCGAGAAAGTTATGGTAGAACACGTATTTATTTAGAAGATGGAATACCTGATGACGAACTTTTAGCTGTTTCGGGTGTAAAATCTGTGACTAAGCAAGGAGGAGGCCGTTCAATAAAACTTGGTAATGCCGAGGTTGGTCGCGAAATTTTTCAAAAAGTTGCTTCAAAGGGATATGTGCAGGCTTTTGTTCAGTCACCACCGTCGCTTGATGAAATTTTCCGAATGGAAGTTGCGGAAAAAGATGCTGAAAAAGTAGAGATTGAGCGCGATGAACAGGCTGAACGCCTGATTGGAGGAAACAAATGA
- a CDS encoding helix-hairpin-helix domain-containing protein: MERIIEFIKENLKLVILSVVALFAGGIFYFVSHPKSTDSTMSATALSSVSADKTSVSTSNHFSKATEIEVDLKGAVMKPNVYDVSSDMRVDDLIKLAGGFTTNADQNQVNLAAKLKDEEVVYVPQKGEMASGVSADSSVSTDGVGNSLTTTSQTSKVNINTADLTQLQTLNGIGQKKAQDIIDYRTQNGNFQSVEDLGNVPGFGDKTIAKLKDSICVD; encoded by the coding sequence ATGGAAAGAATAATCGAATTTATCAAAGAAAATTTGAAACTTGTGATTCTATCAGTTGTTGCACTGTTTGCTGGTGGAATCTTTTATTTTGTCAGTCATCCGAAAAGTACTGACAGCACAATGTCAGCAACAGCATTGAGTTCTGTCAGTGCTGACAAAACTTCTGTCAGTACATCAAATCATTTCTCAAAAGCGACAGAAATCGAGGTTGACCTCAAAGGAGCAGTTATGAAACCAAATGTCTATGATGTTTCGAGCGATATGCGTGTTGATGATTTGATTAAATTGGCTGGAGGTTTTACTACAAATGCAGATCAAAATCAGGTTAATTTAGCAGCAAAATTAAAAGATGAAGAGGTGGTGTATGTTCCTCAAAAGGGAGAAATGGCAAGCGGAGTATCTGCTGACAGCTCTGTCAGTACTGACGGAGTGGGAAATTCACTGACAACCACATCACAAACATCAAAAGTAAATATCAACACTGCCGATTTGACACAGCTTCAGACTTTGAACGGTATTGGTCAAAAGAAGGCGCAAGATATCATTGATTATCGTACTCAAAATGGTAATTTTCAATCAGTAGAAGACCTCGGAAATGTACCAGGTTTTGGCGACAAAACAATTGCAAAATTGAAAGATTCTATCTGTGTTGACTAA
- a CDS encoding F0F1 ATP synthase subunit delta yields MTKVNSQKYSKALLEVAQEKEQLENILTEVNEMIQLFEENNLNTFFASEVYSYTVKSEVVDTLLQSSSELISNFLKTVRANGRLSDLTEIFDEIKNMADDMFKIADVEVVSSVQLSEHQIEKFAEMTKAKFDLNEVKIINTVDEKILGGFIVNSRGKIIDASLKTQLAKIAAEIL; encoded by the coding sequence ATGACAAAAGTCAACTCTCAAAAATACAGTAAAGCCTTGCTTGAAGTCGCTCAAGAAAAAGAACAACTTGAAAATATTCTTACTGAAGTTAATGAAATGATTCAGTTGTTCGAAGAAAATAATTTGAATACTTTTTTTGCAAGTGAAGTCTATTCATACACTGTAAAATCTGAAGTTGTTGATACACTACTTCAATCTTCATCAGAATTAATTTCAAATTTTTTGAAAACAGTTCGTGCAAATGGACGATTATCAGATTTGACTGAGATTTTTGATGAAATCAAAAATATGGCAGATGATATGTTCAAAATTGCTGATGTTGAAGTAGTTTCAAGCGTTCAGCTTTCAGAACATCAAATTGAGAAGTTTGCAGAAATGACAAAAGCCAAATTTGACTTGAACGAAGTAAAAATTATTAATACAGTCGATGAAAAAATTCTTGGTGGTTTCATTGTGAACTCACGTGGAAAGATTATTGACGCTTCACTAAAAACACAACTGGCAAAAATCGCCGCTGAAATCTTATAG
- a CDS encoding alpha/beta hydrolase, with the protein MAIINLEYYSEVLGMNRNVKILYPEASKVASFKNTDIPVLYLLHGMSGNENSWFARTGLDRLVRHTNIAIVMPSTDLGFYVNTTYGMNYFDGIAIELPKVIQSFFPNLSTKRDKNFIAGLSMGGYGAFRLGLGTNHFSHVASLSGVLTFNGMEGRFEENPAYWGGIFGTWEQFKNSDNEILALAARKQEEKPKLYVWCGEQDELFSGNEFAVSELKRFGYDTTYEKSAGTHDWYYWTKYIEEVLKWLPINYVQEERLI; encoded by the coding sequence ATGGCAATAATTAATCTTGAATACTATTCAGAAGTTCTTGGCATGAATCGCAATGTCAAAATTCTCTACCCTGAAGCCAGTAAAGTTGCTAGTTTTAAGAATACTGATATTCCTGTTCTTTATCTTCTTCATGGAATGAGTGGTAATGAAAACTCTTGGTTTGCGCGTACAGGACTGGATCGGCTTGTTCGTCATACAAATATCGCCATTGTTATGCCATCAACAGATTTGGGATTTTATGTCAATACGACTTATGGGATGAACTACTTCGATGGAATCGCAATTGAACTTCCTAAAGTTATTCAAAGTTTCTTTCCTAATCTCTCTACAAAGCGTGATAAGAACTTTATTGCAGGACTTTCAATGGGAGGATATGGAGCATTTAGATTGGGTCTTGGAACTAATCACTTTAGTCATGTTGCAAGTCTTTCTGGAGTCCTCACTTTTAATGGTATGGAAGGACGTTTTGAAGAAAACCCAGCGTATTGGGGAGGAATTTTTGGAACTTGGGAGCAGTTCAAGAACTCTGACAATGAAATTCTCGCTTTAGCAGCACGTAAACAGGAAGAAAAACCAAAACTTTATGTTTGGTGTGGTGAACAAGACGAGCTATTTTCAGGAAATGAATTTGCTGTTAGTGAGTTAAAGCGTTTTGGTTATGATACGACTTATGAAAAATCCGCTGGTACACACGACTGGTACTATTGGACAAAATATATCGAAGAAGTTCTAAAATGGCTTCCTATAAACTATGTCCAAGAAGAACGTTTAATCTAA
- a CDS encoding helix-turn-helix transcriptional regulator, whose protein sequence is MGKNLKLKAARVLKGMTQNDLAQAVNVTRQTIVAVESGNYNPTISLCIDICKVLDVTLNDLFWEEE, encoded by the coding sequence ATGGGAAAGAATTTGAAATTGAAAGCTGCGCGTGTACTTAAAGGTATGACACAAAATGACCTTGCACAGGCAGTCAATGTTACGCGGCAAACAATTGTTGCAGTTGAATCGGGAAATTATAATCCGACAATCAGCTTATGCATTGATATATGTAAGGTATTAGATGTTACTTTGAATGATTTGTTTTGGGAGGAAGAATAG
- the ahpC gene encoding alkyl hydroperoxide reductase subunit C produces the protein MSLVGKKIGEFSVQAYHDLEFKTVTNEDFLGKWNVLVFYPADFSFVCPTELEDLQEQYATLKALGAEVYSASTDTHFVHAAWHMDSPKIGKIEYPMLADPNWNLSRVFDVLDEEEGLAQRGTFIIDPDGVIQAVEITADGIGRNASQLVNKVKAAQFIRQHPDQVCPAKWAEGESTLTPGLELVNHL, from the coding sequence ATGTCACTAGTAGGTAAAAAAATCGGAGAATTTTCCGTACAAGCATATCATGATTTAGAATTTAAAACAGTTACAAATGAAGATTTTTTAGGAAAGTGGAATGTATTAGTGTTTTATCCAGCAGATTTCTCATTTGTCTGTCCAACAGAACTTGAAGATTTGCAAGAACAATATGCAACATTAAAAGCTTTAGGAGCAGAAGTGTATTCAGCTTCAACTGATACTCATTTTGTCCACGCTGCTTGGCACATGGATAGTCCTAAAATCGGAAAGATAGAATATCCAATGCTTGCAGACCCAAATTGGAACTTGTCACGTGTATTTGATGTTCTCGATGAAGAAGAAGGTCTGGCACAACGTGGCACGTTTATCATTGACCCTGACGGTGTGATTCAAGCAGTTGAAATTACGGCAGATGGTATTGGGAGAAATGCATCTCAACTTGTTAATAAAGTTAAGGCAGCACAATTCATTCGCCAACATCCAGACCAAGTTTGTCCTGCAAAATGGGCAGAAGGGGAAAGCACTCTAACGCCAGGTTTAGAATTAGTAAATCATCTCTAG
- the atpF gene encoding F0F1 ATP synthase subunit B has product MPTTLLEAAPNTVLGNVIVVSGAFIILLILLRAFAWKAITGVFAARAKKISDDIDAAEANNKQAADLVKQRQAELAGSKEEAANIIQVANDTATQNRAKVLATANEEATSLKKRAKEDIEQERKEALNSVKGEVANISVQIAEKLIGQSLDATAQSELIDSYLAKLGE; this is encoded by the coding sequence TTGCCAACAACATTATTAGAAGCTGCTCCGAACACCGTTCTCGGTAACGTTATTGTCGTGAGTGGTGCATTTATCATCTTGCTGATTTTGCTCCGCGCTTTTGCATGGAAAGCAATCACTGGTGTCTTTGCTGCTCGTGCAAAGAAAATTTCAGATGATATTGATGCAGCGGAAGCTAACAACAAACAAGCAGCTGATTTAGTTAAACAAAGACAGGCAGAGCTTGCTGGTTCAAAAGAAGAAGCTGCTAACATCATTCAAGTTGCCAACGATACTGCCACCCAAAATCGTGCAAAAGTCCTTGCAACTGCGAATGAAGAAGCGACTAGCTTGAAAAAACGTGCAAAAGAAGATATTGAGCAAGAACGTAAAGAAGCCCTTAATTCAGTTAAAGGCGAAGTTGCCAATATCTCTGTTCAAATTGCAGAAAAGTTGATTGGACAATCACTTGATGCTACCGCACAATCAGAACTTATTGATAGCTACTTAGCGAAACTTGGCGAGTAA